The nucleotide window ATTTCTCCTTTCCTAGgatataaaatgtacatatcACTCGTCCCCTCTTCACAATGCAtttgatgagaaaaaaaaaatcgatcaGAAGTAAAATGACTATCCCCACTAATGAACTTCCCACAGCCTGACTTGACCCAAGCACACTCCCTTTGGTCTTCTTCTGGACGAGGCTCGAGCCATCTGAACCTGATCTTAAATTCAGTACCAAATACCTTCCTGATGCGGACATATTTTCTTGGCATAGCATCGTGCGCATCATCATAGACAGCCCATATCTGGTTAACTGCAAAGCAATTTTCAGCTTTATGCTTGAAAAAATCACTGAACTCAGGATGACGACACTGAAGGAAATCTGAATTGTCTTTATCAGAAATTGTATTTGATTTTGAAGTAGTGCGCGACCTAGTTACACCAGCAAGCTTTTGATCACCAGCCCCAACAGCTTCTTTCTGCTGCGGTTCACTGCCTCCTGCTAACTGGTTTGCCATTGCTTTCTTCAGAGGTTTACTACTATCTCCAGCTGACTGGAACCGTGCCTTCTCCAGCGAGCCACCTGTAGGAGGAGTTGTATCTCGTCCTGAATCAGATACAACATTAAGTTCTACTTTTTTCGCACCACCTGATGGCGGTATAGAATAAGGCTCCTCCTGAAAACTGGACACATAAACATGAGCAAAACCATCATTAAATTGTAACATGGTATCGACACCTTCTTGATCCCTCAGCCGTATCAGTTCAGACCTATCAAACTTCACTGTAAAATGTAACATCTTATCGGAAGGATCAATGCCTAATCGATCAAAAACTGCCTTCACAAAGTCATTGTAGTTTATGCTTGTTTTCACAATAAACTGATCAGTAATACCTCCCGCATACAAAATGGATCTATCTGGAAGCATCTTTGTCTTCCTTCCCCAGTGACAGAAACAAAGCAGCATTTTATCTTCAGTTCCCATCATGAAGTAGTGTACACTGCAAACACAGAGGTTCAAACAGTAACAATCTACAAAACCTTTCGTCTCTTTGTCTGAGAAGAGTAACAATCTCAAAAACCtgatcaagaaaaaataaatctaaaggGGAGTTACATGTCAATGCTTAatgtacaaaaataataatccatTAGAAAGGAAACAAAAGGATGAGCGCATCTCCAAATAACAGATTAAAAGCACATTTTCCTTGAAAGTAAATACTCTGATTAGATTTCATCTAAGTCAACACATAATCCTCAGAAAGTTTCCAACTTCAACcaaaaaaacagaaaattttcaaaatggaTTCAGAGGAAACTGTATacaaaaaatttgagaaaatgaacAAAATGGTCCTTAATTGTCACGACTCAATCCACTTAGGCCTAAGCCTACCGTGTTTTGGGCTAAAAATGATTCAgtacattttcaaatattcgATCATACTAAAGAAAAGAtcaatttaatttgttgataAATCATTTCAATGCGAAAGACAAATCTAAAACATGCTATGGAGAAATTATCACTCACAATACTTTTGCCGAATAATTCCAATTTGCTTCCAACGAATCTGCCCTCGACTCTTTCGTTTGCTTTGGACTTTGGAGCCAGCAGCGTTGTTTTTATACTCAACTGACTGCCTCCTCTTCTTTTTGCCAAAGTTGCTTTCCTTTTCTTTACTACAACTTTCCctactattattattgttatatatgaGAGTGGGTTGTTTACTTAATACTTAAGTAGTTTGTGGGAAATTAGTTAgggatttaaatgttttaaatggACCAAGCTCAATTCTTTTAAGTCATTACATTAATGTATGAGGTTTGAACTGTTATGGTCCTTGATATGCAAAATGTAATCGTTTTtattctaaaccctaaaacataaTCATTGTTGATtaatttatcaaagaaaaaaaaagtagaatagttatagcatttaatttgaattaatagttcgttattttatacaatttttccttaaatatatTATCGTTTTATAGACTATCTATGCATATATATacgaaaaaatttaaaagttgcCAGGTGCATGTGGGTCTGCCTCTAAAGTCTGCTTAAGTTCTATTTTATCCGGATCTTACTTGTGGAATTTCACtgaatatattgttgttttcGTATCTCTTTTGTGTATCACCTCTCTCTCTAGctttagtttttttcttctacttAAATAACACGGAACCAATAGCGTTGTTTTTATTCTCTACTGACCGCCGCCTCTGCTCTTTTCCAAAGTCGCTTTTCTTCTCTCTACTATTATttaatatgattattattatggAGGTGGGttgttaattaacttaaataCTTGGGTTgaaagaagtattgaaaatattttaaaatttgatacatATTATTAGTTTCGTCTCGAACTAtcgatattttaaaaacattcctttacttaattaactaaacttagatacgCCCCTCAAACTTAGATTGCTAAGATATATgcgagttaatatcttaaaatgtCATTGAACTATGAGAAATTATTTAGCAAAGTCattgaactttattttatatcaataaaatcactcaacttaaagcttttatctttaaaaatcactcaacattaaaataaatttgacatgacaaaataaattattttatatgccATGTAAATATGGACCTCAtgacaaataaacaaaaatttaaaagatctCCTTAATTTATCATTGAGGTACATCTGacatgataaatattttttttttaccatataaATTTGAATcccacaaattaaaattttataagtattttttaatcGGCTCGCCCAGTATAAATTCGACTTATACCCACATtgcttcaattttcaatttctacACTTTGAGCCACTGTTCGTAGaagattatttattattttttaattaaagtgaTCATTATATATTGGTTACTTTAGTTAGATACTCCAGTACATATATGTTGATTCAAGTAAATGAGTAATAATGTATACGCCAAAATACAAGTAATAATGTGCAACCCTAATGGCTAATGCGATTTATAGAATTTCATTGCATATATTTGCTAGCTAGGTGTAATGTGATATTGGATCTTTTATGAGTTTgaatttcatattcaaaatttgataacaaaaaaaagaatggGAGTACTGATAAGCGggataaaatgtttttttttatatatttatttattgggtCCAtgtaatttatatgacataaaaaataatttattttgctatgccaaatttattttaatgataaatgtaGTTGGGTGATTTTTGTAGATAAAtataagttgagtgattttattaatataaaacaaagtttCATGACTTTGCTAGATAATTTCGCATAGTTCAATaaccttttaagatattaagTCGACATATGCCTTATAAAAGAACAATTTTATCAGTTTATAATATCCTCATGACATGTTCCAGGCTTTGAGCAACCATCTGGGAAACAAATTCATTCACCAGACTTACAGCATAGGGAAAATTTATGATAATAGCTGCTAGTGCAAACATGAAATTCATTCCTCTGATAGTTTTGGGTGTACAAAAGGGAGAGGGGTATCATAATACACAACTACTTCCAAAAACTATAGATTCATGTGTACTACTGCGTCTGCTGCCTTGTTGCCCTCCCTATAGCTACGTTAACGTCTAGCTTAATCTTCTAGCAATAAACTGATATGAACTATGTGTTAATGGAGCATAAACTGACAAAggaaaatttctcatttttgaGTCCCGTAAGACGTTAGTTTCAGCTCCAAGTCAATGAATATAGAGACTCGTCATGGATGCCTTCCAAGTCCCCTGAATTCAGAGATGTCTTCGCATTATCAGACTTACCACTAGTTCCAGTGGAAACTGCAGATAAAACATTTTCTACAGGTTCAGAATTTGTAGTCCTGTGATCTTCCTTTACATTCCCCCGGTACCAAATATCATCTGAATTAACTGAGGGGTAAAGAGGCAGGATCAAGTTCAAATGATCCACTAGGTACACCCTCTCGTTCAGTTCCAGTCATTTTGAAAGAGGGAATTTGATGAGAGAACTTGTAAATTTCTTTTGGCCTTACAAAGAATATACTAACTTCAGTTCGCTTTGTTCTCTGGAAAAGGCTCAGAAATTCGGTCATTTTATCTAGGTAACCAACTTGAATACCAATATCCCCAACATAATCAGAAAGAATCTCCACAATTTCATACTTGTAGTTCCTATGATTTTCTGGATCAGAGCTCCAACGAATATCCCAATTTTTGAAAAGGGCCCACGTCTCGCCTTTCCTAGGATATACAATGTACATACCTCTCGCTCCCATCATGCACTGCACTTGATGAGAAAAAATAACTCCATCATTAGTATAATAAGTATTCCCAACTCTAAATTTCCCACAGCCAACAGGCAAGTCTGCCCTGATCCATGCTCACTCCTCCCTTTGATCTTCTTCTGGATGAGGTTCGAGCCATCTGAGCTTTATCTTAAATTCAGGACTGGATACCTTCCTAATGTAGGCATAGAATCTTGGCATAAAGTCAAGTGTATCATACACAGCCCAGATCTGATCTACTGCAAAGCAATTTTCAGTTTTATGCTTGTCAAAATCACTGAATTCAGTATTAGGATAGTAATACATGATCTCAGGAGGATCACTATCAGAACTTGTATATGATTCTGAATCAGAATCAACAATAAGTTCACTTTTTCCGTACCACCTGTTGGCGATCTAGAAACCTGTTCATTAACTGTCCCAACATTAGAAGTACAATCATTTTGCACATTCCCTTCAGAAAGACCCGCTCCATTTTGATTTAATCTTTTCACTGAATTTATCCATAACATAGTTACACTAGCATGATTTTGATCTTTCTGTTGAGGTTTACTGTCTCCAGCTGACTGGTCAGACTCTGCCTTATTCAGAGAGCTTGCAAAATCATTCTCATCATCGCGTACAGGATTAGTATCTGGTTCTACATCAGGAACAACAAtaggttcaattttttttgcacCTACTGATGGGAGTCTAGAATAAGGCTCCATCTCGAAACTTGATGCATAAACATGTGCAAAACCATCATTAAATTGTAATAGAGTGTTGACATCTTCTTGGTCGCTCAGCTGTATCAATTGGGACCTATCAAACTTCACAGTAAAATGTAAGATCTTATCCGAAGGATCAATGCATAATCGGTCAAAACCTGCATTCACAAAATCATTATACTTTATGCCTGTTTTTGCAATAACCTGACGGGTAATACCTCCCACATACGAAGTGGATCCATCTGGAAGCACCTTATTCTTCTTACCCCAATGACAGAAACAAAAGAGTGTTTTATCTTCAGTTCCCATCATAAAGTAGTGTACATGAACACTTCAAAACCTTCCTTCCTTTTTCGCTGAGAAGGGCAACAACCTCAAAAACTAAAAACCTGATCAACAAAAAAAGCAAATCTAAAGGGAGtccatcatatcatcataatacataaaataaaaacagatGACGATTGTATAAGACACAGAATATCATCAAATGCAATAGGGCGTCAAAAGGGAATCCCCAACATAATATCAAGTTTCAAACTTAATACATGAATCAGAAAATTTCATGAGAACATTAGATATTTTTTTGCtgaggaaaatgaaattagaAAAGAAGGAAAGCATAATAAGCCTTAGAATTTCATATAATGCAAAAGTTTCAAACTTCAACTAAtcagaaaatttcaaaatgggTACAAAGAATAAGTTTGCAGTGAAGAAAAAAACTACAACACTGTATACTCACATATTTGTGGGTAAGAATGGAACAAGGGGAAAAAAAGGTTACCCTGAAGCTGCAGATGCTTAAATATTTACCAAAGGATGTTTTTCTACCATGCTTTTCAAACTAAAATCTCccatttttttatgtgaaatttGTCCCTTGGTATCTTCTAGTAAAAGATTGAATTGTTTCTCTTTGAGCTTTTCATTGGCTTAAAAAGGTAATTGCATTAATTAACAGTTGGAATTACTTTGTCAATTTCTTGAAAAAGGTACTCCCTCATATTAACTGATCacctttctaaaaatatttgtgtCAAATTATTTGATCACGtactaaatcaaaataaaattattaaattttctcattttacccctataatTAATATCATATCATCATGCTTAATGTTCCAATAATTTCTCTTTGGAagctaaaacaaaattaaagtttCTAGAATTCGTCCTTCCAAAAAGTTCACTAAATGTTTAATTACTCTTTTGTACTCTTTGCTCTCACCCACTTTGAGTACTTATACCTTTTGTATTCCCTATGTCATCataaattatattgatattcACCAATATGGATAAAGggtaaattagtcaaattgatcATTCTAGACTTCTAGTTATAATTTCCTAAGTACCATGTAAAATGGAAAGTGATCAGTTAtcatgggacggagggagtaattagactaatgaaaaaaataggATACAAGTATGGAGTTCTCCATCCTCTTATTTTTGTGACACAGTTAGTCATGTTGTCCTCATTTTTTAGGGATGACAAATCTTTTTTGAGTTGGGATTTGGAAGGAGGGGAAGAAAACACTAAAACAATCTTTTCTAAGGTCTACGTTATAATCTTCAACATTAGCGGAAATGTTAAATCTAcgttacaaaaaaaaacatctcacaatgaaacaaaatttgaaacaaaatcAAGCCTATCAACCAAATAAGCTAGTTATGAAAGCAAACACCAAAGATCTGTAATTGGTCGGAATCAATTAAAGATACAAGAGATAAAGAAGGAAATCAGTTGAAAATCTTTTAAGGAAGAAAGCATGTTCTCTACAAGGAAGCAATCATGCATATTCTTTTTTGATTCAAACCAATAAAGGATAGTACAATAAAGGAATCAAAAACAACTAAAGCAGTACTGGAAATCGATTCAAGGAAGCAGCAATCGAAATCACTGAAATTGATTAGCCTACAACCTTATTCTTGGAATAAGATCAATCATCTCCTTTTTCCAAGGATCAAAACTCTTGAGTTGTAAGCTCTTCTCAAAGGACCTTTAGCATTCAGCTACTACTATAATAAGGCCATTGAAGGAAGAAGAACATATACAAATCGTCTGAATCATCTCACCTTCTCTTCTCTACTTTTATTAAGCATTGTATTACCTAGCAGTTTTATCATGTACTCAAAAacgagaagagaaaaaaaaaaaattgttgataagGCATTGTAtcaaaagagaaagaagagagaaaaacaGAGTGTAGACATAGGAGCTATACTCATCAAGATACTCAAGTCTAGAAGAGAACACCCTTGCAACCCAAGGGGCCTAGATTAAGATCCATTCCGGATCCCAACCAGTATAAAAACATTTGGTGTCACTTTCATTCTATGCACTTGCATAGCTAGTCgactaaagaaaagaaaatcaaaaaggACCAATTCACCCGCGCCCCACCCCCAACCTTGCACTTTCAAGGTTTACTAGCTCTAAATAGTTTGTCCAGCAGGGGGATTCTGTCCATTTCCCTTTCCAACTCTTCTGAATCCACACTGATTGAAGTATCATCACTTTCACTCGATTCAGCTATCTGCTTCCGATACCTTTTCCTGCTTTTGCAATCCACTTTTGTCGTTGCAGCGACCTGTTGGGATCCTGTTTGGGTAGGTGGAAACCCAGCGCTGCCCCCTGTCATTCTCGAGATTCCTTGGTTAGGAAGCTCTCTCTGCTCTAAAGGCTTGTTGAGCTTAGATTCAAGGGGCTTATCCTGGCCTCCAGGCTGACTCTGTTTCGGTCTACAAGCAGCACCCTGAGAACCTAAATCAAAGGTAGTACATGTCTTGCAGCGTAGAGCACGATTGGCATCATTCCTATCACACATGTACCAAGTGTTGCAAGTGTCACACTTTCTCCAGAACGTTTCCTGGATTCCAGATGAAGTTAGTTGTTTATGTCGATGGTAATTTCGATGATGGGACAGAGCATTGGAATCATTTTGAATATTGTTCTGCCCGACAAATGGTTCTTGTTTATCCTGATGAGGTGGTAGCTTTCCTACAGCAGTTTTGGATAAAACTCCACACTTATTACCATTCAGATCATCACCTACCGGAGTAGTATCTGGTTGTTTATCAGAAGCAATAATATGTTCAACTTTTTTCGTGCAACCTGATGGAGGCCTAGAATCAGGCTCCTTCTCCAGACTTGATGCATAAACGTGAGCATAATCATCGTTAAATTGCAACAGAGTATCGATACCTTCTTGGTCCCTCAGCCGTATCAATTCTGACCTATCAAACTTCACTGTAAAAAACAACATCTTATCTGAAGGTTCAATACCTAAGCGGTCAAAAACTGCAATCACAAAATCATCGTACTTTAAGCCCGTCTTTGCAACAACCTGATCAGTAATACCTCCCCCATACGAAATGGATCCATCGGGTAGAACCTTATTCCTTTTGCCCCAGTGACAGAAACAAAGCAGTGTTTTATCTTCAATTCCCATCATAAGTAGTGTATATGACTACAGAGAAGGGTAACAATCTTGAAAACTAAAAACCtgatcaacaaataaaataaaataaaacagaatCACTTATCAAAGCTGAATGTACTAAAATTACAATCCATACGAAAGGACTCAAAAGAATGAGGATTAACCAAGCATCttaattatgaaaatattaGATATTACTAACAAATCTAAAAAGTTGAGAAGTTTAACCAAGaatcaaaaatttccaaactGAGTTCAAAGAAACcctaatacaaaaaaaaaatcatgagaaTATTAACTATTTTGCTGTGAAACATTATATTAGCAAAGAAGGAAACTTTCACCAAATGCAAAACGGTCAAGATATTATTATGCCCACAAAAGCAAAAGTTTCAAACTATCACCAAtcagaaaatttcaaaatgggCTCAAAGAATAAGTTTATCTCATGACAATTTAAATGGGAATTAGCTATTTGTGTTTGTTAACCATGAAATTAGCAAAGAAACAAGCAATTTAAACTACAGAGTACATCATCTGCAAAAGGATCAAGACAGAAACCCCAGCATAGGAAAAAAGTTTCAAACTTTAAGCAAGGAACAGTACTTTTTGACCTTTCACTTCTTTTGTGAACTAATACTTCAAAAACGCATCATTTGTACTAATAAAAGTTGGATCAATCTACTGCATATATTTGTGAGTAGAGAATAAGGGTACGTATGATTCGGTTCgtttttatgtattattgatttgatttagatttataatttaaatatgctaaattaataattaaatcaataaaataattcttatcattttttatttatcgaTTTTTCAATCATTaacaatttgattttcaatttaatcAATAAAAGTGTTCATAAAACTTAACCCTAATTGGGGTGTTTGATTCAGGTCGATTATACTATTTATCGGCGAATTCAGATTTTATAAGGAATTGAGTAGGGCGAAGAGGAGAAATCAAAAAAGGGTAGAGATTAGAGATGAAGAGAAATCAAAGGAAGGAGTTAATAAATTACTCAATTTGTGCAAGATTTCTATTTATTGTAATAAAAGGATAGCAAATACTCACAATTCACGATTCTCGCCGTTGTCACCGCCGTGGTCATCCCACTTTTATAAGTTTACTAGTTTATTACAGAGAAATGAAAAGGAGTAGGGTTTTTATGTTAGATTTTGGCATTTTGtatagggatggcaatggggcggggcGGGTTTAGGCTTGTGCGATTTGCGGGGCGGGGtgtgttgatttttttaaaagagattCTTTGCGGGTTTGCGTAGGGGTGTTCAAAATCGAACCGTAACCAATAAATCAACCATAATTTTGGCTTATTAATATTGAATTATCGAATAAATGGTTGGGGAAtggattaatattttataattaactaTTCAATTTCCTTATCAAGTAAATCATTAACCCGTTAAGAGTTACCAGACTTACATTTTTATTCTAGTCATATTAGCATCATTCAATATTTTACCATGGTAagaataattatatgtttttcttttattagtcCTAACTCCTAAAGACTAAAGACATAAAGCCATGAAAATCTATTTGCTTTTCTATAATTATCTATTTTGCTTTAAAGAATAGAGAACAAGTCAACAAACTGTCTGGGTATTGAAAAAATTTTGTTGGGAGCGTCACCCCTGAATGGGCCCTGCAGAGCGCGATTCGAATTTACCAAAGCTCCATTGTTGACTCCGGACACCAAgcgggaaaccaaaaaaaaaaaaagtcaacaaaCTTAGAAAAGCACTGAGGATATGTACATGAAAAGTTTGCATCTATTTATCGAGTCATTGACAAAGATGCTTCCTTTAgacaatgaaaatgaaacaaccaGTTGGAAAATCTGGATCAATTTATCCATTTGATCTTGTTACCGCTTAAAAGTCATCTTTTTTTAAGGTGcgttcataaaaaaaaaggtatcaTAGAGATTAGAGGTTAGCCGATACACCACCCGATAACCATCCGATAATTGTTAATCCGTTACCAAACCAATCGATATCTTATAGATTTGATAGTGGATTAGTAATTTAAAAATCGATATtcaatagaaaaaaaacattttatcaaCCCATTTTCAAATGACCAAACCGATATTCGATAAACCAAAAAGTTAAAATGAAAAATCCTATGCTTGGCGGGGCATATTTAAATTTTGCTGGTTGATGAAAAATTTGTCCC belongs to Solanum stenotomum isolate F172 chromosome 1, ASM1918654v1, whole genome shotgun sequence and includes:
- the LOC125846719 gene encoding uncharacterized protein LOC125846719 — encoded protein: MMGTEDKMLLCFCHWGRKTKMLPDRSILYAGGITDQFIVKTSINYNDFVKAVFDRLGIDPSDKMLHFTVKFDRSELIRLRDQEGVDTMLQFNDGFAHVYVSSFQEEPYSIPPSGGAKKVELNVVSDSGRDTTPPTGGSLEKARFQSAGDSSKPLKKAMANQLAGGSEPQQKEAVGAGDQKLAGVTRSRTTSKSNTISDKDNSDFLQCRHPEFSDFFKHKAENCFAVNQIWAVYDDAHDAMPRKYVRIRKVFGTEFKIRFRWLEPRPEEDQRECAWVKSGCGKFISGDSHFTSDRFFFSHQMHCEEGTSDMYILYPRKGEIWALFKARDILWSPQSHSEHKYEVVEILSDYVKNAGVKVGYLDKVTGFAGVFQRTKLSVAGSFFIKPNELYKFSHRILSFKMIGTEGTGVPAGSFELDTASLPLDPNDIWYPGKVKEESGLAAKSGIR